From Sander lucioperca isolate FBNREF2018 chromosome 14, SLUC_FBN_1.2, whole genome shotgun sequence, the proteins below share one genomic window:
- the LOC116062862 gene encoding guanine nucleotide-binding protein subunit alpha-14-like produces MDCCLSAEKAESLRIHREIEKELRRNKRTNRRELKLLLLGTGESGKSTFIKQMRIIHGSGYSEDDRKGFTRLVFQNIVTAIQSLIHAMGTLQIDYVDDHNISHAQKLSQVEADQVSTLEAWQVDAIMRVWNDHGVQRCYDRRREFQLSDSAKYYLSDLDRITAQSYIPTLQDILRVRVPTTGIIEYPFDLSKVIFRMVDVGGQRSERRKWIHCFENVTSIIFLAALSEYDQVLNENEKDNRLKESVALFKTIISYTWFQESSIILFLNKTDLLEEKITHSHLATYFPDFTGPQCDAGAAKKFIKQMYVDEHRGHPKSFYSHYTCATDTGNIRVVFKAVEDTIRQENFDLFNLQ; encoded by the exons ATGGATTGCTGCCTGTCTGCTGAGAAAGCGGAGAGTCTCAGGATACacagagaaatagagaaagaaCTTCGTCGTAATAAAAGAACCAACCGCCGGGAGTTGAAGTTGCTGCTTTTAG GGACTGGTGAAAGTGGGAAGAGCACTTTCATCAAACAGATGAGGATCATCCATGGCAGTGGATACAGTGAAGATGACAGGAAAGGTTTCACTCGGCTAGTGTTTCAGAACATCGTCACAGCCATCCAGTCGCTGATCCACGCCATGGGGACTCTACAAATTGACTACGTCGATGACCACAACATT agtcaCGCACAGAAGCTGAGCCAAGTGGAGGCAGACCAGGTGTCCACTTTGGAGGCTTGGCAGGTGGATGCCATTATGCGAGTGTGGAATGACCATGGTGTTCAAAGGTGCTACGACCGCAGGAGGGAATTCCAGTTATCGGACTCTGCCAAATA TTACCTGAGTGACTTGGACAGAATCACAGCCCAGTCATACATCCCCACACTGCAGGACATCTTGAGGGTCAGGGTCCCCACCACGGGCATCATAGAGTACCCCTTTGACCTGTCAAAAGTTATCTTCAG GATGGTGGATGTGGGCGGTCAGCGTTCAGAGAGGAGGAAATGGATCCACTGTTTTGAGAATGTCACTTCCATCATATTTCTAGCGGCCCTCAGCGAGTATGATCAAGTCCTTAACGAGAATGAGAAAGAT AATCGACTGAAGGAGAGCGTCGCCTTGTTCAAGACAATCATCTCATACACTTGGTTCCAGGAGTCTTCCATCATCCTCTTCCTGAACAAAACGGACTTGCTAGAGGAGAaaatcacacattcacatttgGCAACCTACTTCCCAGACTTTACTG GGCCTCAGTGTGATGCTGGAGCTGCGAAAAAGTTCATCAAACAAATGTATGTGGATGAGCACCGAGGACATCCTAAATCCTTTTACTCACACTACACCTGTGCCACGGACACAGGGAACATCCGGGTTGTCTTCAAAGCCGTTGAAGATACAATCCGCCAAGAGAACTTTGACCTGTTCAACCTCCAATAA